The Chryseobacterium sp. 52 genome includes a region encoding these proteins:
- a CDS encoding sialate O-acetylesterase has translation MTHSFLMIGQSNMAGRGFLEEVPPIYDEKIKMLRNGRWQVMTEPLNYDRSTAGVGLAASFASAWRLFHNQEDDIALIPCADGGTSLDDWDIEGSLFENTVLQAKAAQKISTLQGILWHQGENDSLGNRHIQYQQKLTRIIEQLRKELNIPHIPLIIGGLGNFLGNGIYGKYFNEHHQINEALMQFTEANENTYFVSSDGLTANPDGVHFDAASQRKFGIRYFEAFHDKKNIPEALVHETDTLDTIYQRPLTKNEKMGILQHQFGLGKISVQEFGLQASAIQ, from the coding sequence ATGACACATTCATTTTTAATGATAGGACAGTCGAATATGGCAGGCCGTGGATTTTTGGAAGAAGTACCACCGATCTATGATGAAAAAATTAAAATGTTGAGAAATGGCCGCTGGCAAGTGATGACCGAGCCATTAAATTACGACAGGTCTACTGCTGGTGTAGGATTAGCAGCTTCTTTTGCCTCTGCCTGGCGTTTATTCCATAATCAGGAAGATGATATTGCTTTGATTCCATGCGCTGATGGTGGCACCAGCCTTGACGATTGGGACATAGAAGGTTCTTTATTTGAAAATACAGTCCTGCAAGCAAAAGCGGCACAAAAGATCAGCACACTGCAGGGAATTTTATGGCATCAGGGAGAAAACGACAGCCTCGGTAACAGGCACATTCAGTATCAACAGAAATTGACACGTATTATAGAGCAGCTAAGGAAAGAGCTTAATATTCCGCATATTCCTCTGATCATAGGAGGATTAGGTAATTTCCTGGGCAATGGTATTTATGGTAAATATTTCAATGAGCATCATCAGATCAATGAAGCTCTAATGCAATTTACAGAAGCAAATGAAAATACATATTTTGTATCTTCGGATGGATTAACAGCTAATCCTGATGGCGTTCATTTTGACGCCGCGTCTCAGAGAAAATTCGGAATCCGATATTTTGAAGCATTTCATGATAAGAAAAACATACCGGAAGCTTTAGTTCATGAGACTGATACTCTTGATACTATCTATCAGAGACCTTTAACAAAGAATGAAAAGATGGGGATTCTTCAGCATCAATTCGGATTGGGGAAAATATCAGTACAGGAGTTCGGGCTTCAGGCCTCAGCTATTCAGTAG
- a CDS encoding TetR/AcrR family transcriptional regulator, translated as MRNRDSEKQALIREKAIEIIVKDGLDGFTISKLAKACGISVGTPYVYYKDKDDLIVRLVIEEGNKMEAQINKDFDPGASLVEGLRIQWTNRYRYALENPLHLPFFEQINNSHFSQRFTEMFNEKPGMFMSEFKNNLLDFISNTVQRGETDELPFEIYWSMAFAPLYTLLRFHQQGKSISGLPFILTDEMVWTTFEKVCKALKK; from the coding sequence ATGCGAAACAGAGATTCCGAAAAACAAGCCTTAATAAGGGAAAAGGCAATTGAAATCATTGTTAAAGATGGCTTAGACGGTTTTACCATTAGTAAGCTCGCCAAAGCTTGTGGGATCTCTGTGGGAACTCCATACGTGTACTACAAAGACAAGGACGACCTTATTGTACGCCTCGTTATTGAAGAAGGAAATAAAATGGAAGCACAGATTAATAAAGATTTTGACCCCGGCGCTTCTCTGGTGGAGGGACTTCGCATACAATGGACTAACAGATATCGATATGCTTTGGAAAATCCTCTACATCTCCCATTTTTTGAGCAGATTAATAATTCGCATTTCAGCCAGCGTTTTACAGAAATGTTCAACGAAAAACCGGGTATGTTCATGAGTGAGTTTAAAAATAATCTCCTTGATTTTATATCGAATACGGTACAACGGGGTGAAACCGATGAACTTCCATTTGAAATTTACTGGTCGATGGCATTTGCTCCTCTCTATACATTACTTCGTTTTCACCAACAGGGAAAAAGTATTAGCGGACTGCCATTCATCCTGACTGACGAAATGGTATGGACTACATTTGAAAAGGTATGTAAAGCTTTAAAAAAATAA
- a CDS encoding T9SS type A sorting domain-containing protein: MKKFYFLLFSIIMHFFNAQSLVLDTSFGTGGYSNYDNYDSASDAVMLPDGQFITATSTGSITIRKVNQNGIIDASFGTKNYDMGANSSAKSELIKKIVLHHDKIIICGRVNATPTHSLYDLFVTRINLDGTLDTSFGTNGFTTQSVGQNGSVYDMAVDPDGNTYVYASNNGAYLTKINSSGMIDTGFGTNGKLALPSFTSYKFYIQNDGKLVMGGSRNNPLTSNVESYIERRLPDGTYDSTFGDNGAVFIPNTQSTKVKGFEYNYSDNSILCLHQTSSSDTFFLSKIQISNGALIPSFGNNGITPKYFFVDAPQLSLSQITVLPNSKIVAMGIISRWFTGGPNLNQQLFVTRFNSSGSVDYTISNKGFQEFMTTLPPPTEGIRADYFSKLFNPNNGSFILAYSGGSVTTGDKSYLCKFIDSSYLGTDSVSEKDQNNLFTLYPNPAENSVTIQNKKYGNETFNFKIYDLSGKIAQTGSSKFNDRINIQNLEKGNYIIQIEAKNGDKHSVKLLKN, from the coding sequence ATGAAAAAATTCTATTTCTTACTATTCTCAATTATTATGCATTTTTTTAATGCACAAAGCCTTGTTTTAGATACCTCCTTTGGAACAGGTGGTTATTCTAATTACGATAATTATGATTCTGCTTCAGATGCTGTGATGCTCCCGGACGGCCAATTTATTACGGCAACTTCAACAGGTTCCATCACCATTAGAAAAGTAAATCAAAATGGAATTATAGATGCTTCTTTTGGTACGAAAAACTATGATATGGGCGCGAATTCATCGGCTAAAAGCGAATTAATAAAAAAGATTGTTTTACATCACGATAAGATAATTATTTGTGGGAGAGTAAATGCTACTCCTACTCATAGTTTGTATGATTTGTTTGTTACGAGAATTAATCTGGACGGAACTCTGGATACCAGTTTTGGAACCAATGGTTTTACAACGCAGTCAGTGGGGCAAAACGGGTCTGTATATGATATGGCTGTTGATCCTGATGGCAATACCTACGTGTATGCATCTAATAATGGTGCCTATCTGACAAAAATTAATTCCAGTGGAATGATTGATACCGGTTTTGGAACCAATGGAAAATTAGCACTCCCTTCTTTCACATCCTATAAGTTTTATATTCAGAATGATGGGAAACTGGTCATGGGTGGTTCCAGAAATAATCCATTAACAAGTAATGTAGAGTCTTATATAGAAAGAAGATTGCCAGATGGTACGTATGATTCCACATTTGGTGATAACGGAGCTGTATTCATACCCAATACTCAAAGTACTAAAGTTAAAGGTTTTGAATACAATTATTCAGACAATTCTATATTATGCTTACATCAAACCTCCTCATCTGATACTTTCTTTTTATCAAAGATTCAAATTTCAAATGGAGCATTAATCCCGAGTTTTGGTAATAACGGAATAACTCCTAAATATTTCTTTGTAGATGCTCCCCAATTGAGTTTGAGTCAGATCACTGTATTACCTAATTCAAAAATAGTAGCAATGGGAATTATTAGTCGTTGGTTCACTGGGGGACCCAATCTCAACCAACAATTATTTGTGACTAGATTTAATTCCAGTGGAAGTGTAGATTATACCATTTCAAATAAGGGATTTCAGGAATTCATGACCACACTTCCGCCTCCAACTGAAGGAATCAGAGCCGATTATTTTAGTAAATTATTTAATCCAAATAACGGTTCGTTTATTCTTGCATACAGTGGTGGCAGTGTAACGACCGGCGATAAGTCATATTTGTGTAAGTTTATAGATTCTTCGTATTTAGGGACGGATTCTGTATCAGAAAAAGATCAGAATAATCTGTTTACACTGTATCCCAACCCTGCAGAAAATAGTGTAACCATCCAAAATAAAAAGTATGGCAATGAAACTTTTAATTTCAAAATTTATGATCTCTCAGGTAAAATAGCCCAAACGGGGTCTTCAAAATTCAATGATCGAATCAATATTCAAAATTTGGAAAAAGGGAATTATATCATTCAGATTGAAGCTAAAAACGGGGATAAACATTCAGTGAAATTATTAAAGAATTAA
- the ribB gene encoding 3,4-dihydroxy-2-butanone-4-phosphate synthase translates to MEKLLEQFGATSTERVENALLKLQQGKGILLVDDENRENEGDIIFPASTITEKDMALLIRECSGIVCLCISEEKSKHLNLRPMVENNNSKNQTAFTISIEAKEGVESGVSAKDRVTTIRTAVAEDAQAIHIASPGHVFPLIAKEGGVFERRGHTEGSVDLVKMANLGDDAVLCELTNEDGSMARLPEIADFASQKGMSVVTIEDIYAYRKIMSN, encoded by the coding sequence ATGGAAAAATTATTAGAACAATTTGGAGCAACCTCCACAGAACGTGTAGAAAATGCACTTCTAAAACTACAACAGGGAAAAGGAATTCTTTTAGTAGATGATGAAAACCGTGAAAACGAAGGTGATATCATCTTTCCCGCATCTACCATTACAGAAAAGGACATGGCACTTTTGATCCGCGAATGCAGCGGCATTGTCTGTTTATGCATTTCGGAAGAAAAAAGTAAACACCTCAATCTGCGTCCGATGGTAGAAAATAATAACTCTAAAAACCAGACCGCATTTACCATTTCTATTGAAGCCAAAGAAGGTGTGGAATCCGGTGTATCTGCAAAAGACCGTGTCACAACGATCAGAACTGCTGTGGCAGAAGATGCACAGGCGATCCATATCGCAAGCCCGGGACATGTTTTCCCCCTCATTGCTAAGGAAGGTGGTGTTTTCGAAAGACGCGGCCATACGGAAGGCAGTGTGGATCTTGTAAAAATGGCGAATCTCGGTGATGATGCCGTACTCTGCGAACTGACCAATGAAGACGGTTCTATGGCAAGGCTTCCGGAAATCGCAGACTTTGCTTCCCAAAAAGGAATGAGCGTAGTAACGATTGAAGATATTTACGCCTACCGAAAAATAATGAGCAACTAA
- a CDS encoding helix-turn-helix domain-containing protein, whose product MKNNLENYPFLFTFNTKQLINTTTIRERLSRKPHDLFSPHRTNFHMIYLFTEGHGKHLIDFNEFEVNEKHILFISQGQVHAFDPKETYDGRALVFTNDFFLRTERDQEYFQNSLLFNTIQQPYFDVTDHFEELKSIFIEVYNELNKPTDKYQGALLHNLLYRIFLLSERKFETQLDTRPTDLKAIQLVTRFKQLVEKNYKIQRHVKFYSEELAVSQRTLQLAASKVFGKTPKEWISDRTILEIKRMLVYDQFSVKEIAFLINYEDPTNLVKFFRDKTGMTTTEFKIRFQNCAF is encoded by the coding sequence GTGAAAAATAATCTAGAAAACTATCCTTTTCTTTTTACTTTCAATACAAAACAATTAATCAATACCACAACGATTAGGGAAAGGTTAAGCCGTAAACCCCATGATCTATTTTCACCTCACAGAACCAATTTTCATATGATTTACCTTTTCACGGAAGGGCATGGAAAACATCTTATAGATTTTAATGAATTTGAGGTCAATGAAAAACATATTCTATTTATTTCACAAGGTCAGGTACATGCATTTGATCCAAAAGAAACTTATGACGGAAGAGCTCTGGTATTTACTAACGATTTCTTTTTACGGACAGAAAGAGACCAAGAGTATTTTCAAAACAGCTTGCTATTCAATACGATTCAACAGCCCTATTTTGATGTTACTGATCACTTTGAAGAACTAAAATCCATATTTATAGAAGTTTATAATGAACTGAATAAACCCACTGATAAATATCAAGGAGCATTGTTACACAATCTTCTATACCGCATTTTTCTGCTTTCAGAAAGAAAATTTGAAACTCAGCTTGACACCAGACCCACAGACTTAAAAGCGATCCAACTTGTTACCCGCTTCAAGCAACTGGTAGAAAAAAATTACAAGATCCAAAGACACGTAAAGTTTTATTCAGAAGAACTCGCTGTATCACAGCGTACCCTTCAGTTAGCTGCATCCAAGGTCTTTGGAAAAACCCCTAAAGAATGGATCAGCGACAGAACTATTCTTGAAATCAAAAGAATGCTGGTCTACGATCAATTTTCTGTAAAAGAGATTGCCTTTTTAATCAACTATGAAGACCCAACAAACTTGGTAAAGTTTTTCAGGGATAAAACAGGCATGACAACAACAGAGTTCAAAATAAGATTTCAGAATTGCGCGTTTTAA
- a CDS encoding alpha/beta fold hydrolase, translating into MEKYALSSDGQKIHYKENGQGASSILFVHGWLGNAEWWNGQQEHFKNQYHIIQMDLAGHGKSDASRKEWTSELYADDIKAVAEQSNSSEIILVGHSMSGAYVLEASLKIPHVKALILVDTVKDLDETFTEEQADQFLFVHYRNDFKNAVENILPQYLFAEKTPSDVQHKLQHEFLQNKSEAAINLLRPLYKTDFREIAAKVQIPVRAINSDMPPTSLENNRKYLKDYDYTEMIGTGHYPMLENSEEFNKLLDNILKDLT; encoded by the coding sequence ATGGAAAAATACGCCTTATCCTCAGACGGACAGAAAATACACTATAAAGAAAACGGGCAGGGAGCTTCTTCCATCCTATTTGTACACGGATGGCTAGGTAATGCGGAATGGTGGAACGGACAGCAGGAACATTTCAAAAACCAATATCATATTATACAAATGGATCTGGCAGGACACGGAAAATCTGATGCCTCCAGGAAAGAATGGACAAGTGAATTATATGCAGATGATATCAAAGCGGTAGCAGAACAGAGCAATTCATCGGAAATCATTCTTGTTGGCCATTCTATGTCAGGAGCGTATGTTCTGGAAGCTTCCTTAAAAATACCACACGTAAAAGCTCTTATTCTGGTAGATACTGTAAAAGATCTTGATGAAACTTTTACGGAAGAACAGGCTGATCAGTTTTTATTTGTTCATTACCGTAACGACTTTAAAAATGCAGTCGAAAATATCCTCCCCCAATATCTTTTTGCCGAAAAAACACCATCTGACGTACAGCATAAACTGCAACATGAGTTTCTTCAAAATAAATCGGAAGCAGCTATTAATCTCCTGAGACCTTTATATAAAACCGATTTCAGGGAAATAGCTGCTAAGGTTCAAATACCGGTAAGAGCTATTAATTCAGATATGCCTCCTACCAGCCTCGAAAACAACAGAAAGTATTTGAAAGATTATGATTATACCGAAATGATAGGAACAGGACACTACCCTATGCTGGAAAATTCTGAGGAATTTAATAAATTACTTGATAATATTCTTAAAGACCTGACTTAA